From Bacteroidota bacterium, the proteins below share one genomic window:
- a CDS encoding zinc ribbon domain-containing protein, which produces MSTAYKNCQSCGMPLKKDPKGGGTNADGSRSTMYCSLCYANGKFLQPDWTASQMQSFVREKMKEMGIPGFLAGFFSKGVPRLERWKK; this is translated from the coding sequence ATGTCGACCGCCTACAAGAATTGTCAAAGCTGCGGAATGCCATTAAAGAAAGACCCCAAGGGTGGGGGTACCAATGCCGACGGATCGCGCAGCACGATGTACTGCAGCTTGTGTTATGCGAATGGAAAATTCCTCCAACCCGACTGGACCGCGAGTCAGATGCAGTCGTTCGTCAGGGAGAAGATGAAAGAAATGGGTATCCCTGGCTTCCTGGCGGGCTTCTTCAGCAAAGGTGTGCCGCGGCTGGAGCGTTGGAA
- a CDS encoding PQQ-binding-like beta-propeller repeat protein produces the protein MLYTAVQPFFRLQFLLSLLALICSQYVKAGEIGNPEPALCWSVSTGGPIYSSPVIDQQFLVFGSTDSSLYVVDHRSGKVAWTYKTGGAIRCTPYVRNGIAYFLSDDGKVYAISIRSHTEQWVFRTEGEARYSLYGYADYFHSSPVADDSTLYFGSGDGHVYALRLSDGRLRWKFKTDAVVHGTGVISEETLYIGSFDGNVYALATADGGLRWKFKTVGQTYFPRGEVQGTVACFGDRLIVGARDYNLYCLDAERGTGLWNRQFRKGWAMGVPLIRDSIVYVGTSDDRLLLALDPFSGQAHWEAAVNFNVFGGAAFGDSVLYIGNLRGELLALDVETGKRRWKFTTPGGKEQWRKYLTASGEYRPDIQSIIQKGEDFVTIYHSMGAIFTTPTVSEGRIFFTSTDGSLYCLQP, from the coding sequence ATGCTTTACACAGCCGTCCAGCCGTTCTTTCGCCTGCAATTCTTGTTGAGTCTTCTTGCTTTGATCTGCTCGCAGTATGTGAAGGCAGGAGAAATCGGGAATCCCGAACCTGCGCTCTGTTGGTCGGTGAGCACCGGTGGACCGATCTATTCATCTCCGGTCATTGATCAGCAATTCTTGGTATTCGGCAGTACGGATTCCAGTTTGTACGTCGTGGACCATCGCTCGGGAAAGGTTGCCTGGACCTACAAGACAGGAGGCGCTATTCGTTGTACTCCGTACGTTCGGAACGGTATCGCTTATTTCTTATCCGATGACGGAAAGGTGTATGCCATTTCGATCCGATCGCATACCGAACAGTGGGTCTTTCGTACCGAAGGAGAAGCGCGTTATTCGCTTTATGGTTATGCGGATTATTTCCATTCCTCTCCGGTCGCGGATGACAGCACCCTATACTTCGGATCGGGTGACGGCCATGTCTATGCGCTACGGCTGAGTGATGGCCGTCTGCGTTGGAAGTTCAAAACGGATGCGGTCGTGCACGGAACCGGCGTGATCAGCGAAGAAACATTGTATATCGGGTCATTCGATGGAAATGTATATGCCCTGGCGACAGCCGACGGCGGTCTGCGCTGGAAGTTCAAGACCGTGGGCCAGACCTATTTTCCGAGAGGAGAAGTCCAGGGAACGGTGGCTTGTTTCGGTGATCGACTTATTGTCGGTGCTCGTGATTACAACCTCTATTGCCTGGATGCGGAGCGGGGGACAGGTCTGTGGAACCGGCAGTTCAGAAAAGGATGGGCAATGGGTGTTCCCCTCATCCGAGACTCGATCGTGTACGTTGGAACGAGTGATGATCGGTTACTCCTGGCGCTCGATCCTTTCAGCGGGCAAGCGCATTGGGAGGCTGCGGTCAACTTCAATGTATTCGGTGGCGCGGCGTTCGGTGATTCAGTGTTGTACATCGGCAACCTGCGCGGAGAGTTGTTGGCACTGGATGTGGAAACCGGTAAGAGGAGATGGAAGTTCACAACGCCTGGCGGAAAGGAGCAGTGGCGGAAGTACCTGACAGCTTCCGGTGAATACCGTCCCGACATTCAGAGCATCATTCAAAAAGGCGAGGACTTCGTGACCATATATCATTCGATGGGAGCCATTTTTACCACGCCAACTGTATCGGAAGGGCGCATCTTCTTCACCAGTACGGATGGCAGTTTATACTGCCTGCAACCCTGA
- a CDS encoding helix-turn-helix transcriptional regulator codes for MYSSELIKGTLKTIILKLLKENKRMYGYEITQRVKEMTGGKIQLTEGALYPTLHALEADGMLTTETEYLGKRVRKYYSLSKAGDKLSDEKVNEFADFMNTMKFLLGINLSNA; via the coding sequence ATCTATTCCTCCGAACTCATCAAGGGCACCCTGAAGACGATCATTCTGAAGTTGCTGAAAGAGAACAAACGCATGTACGGATACGAGATCACCCAGCGGGTGAAGGAAATGACGGGAGGCAAGATCCAGCTCACGGAAGGCGCGTTGTATCCGACCCTGCACGCGCTGGAAGCGGATGGGATGCTCACGACAGAGACCGAGTATCTCGGCAAACGCGTTCGCAAGTATTACTCGCTGAGTAAGGCCGGTGATAAGTTGTCGGACGAGAAAGTCAACGAGTTCGCCGACTTCATGAACACGATGAAGTTTCTGCTTGGTATCAACCTCAGCAACGCCTGA
- a CDS encoding VOC family protein, whose product MSLSLHHIAIICSDYERSKHFYSNIIGLLVLREVYRAERASWKLDLALADGVMIELFSFPYPPERPTHPEACGARHIAFGVEKLDAEIERLKQHGVDCEPVRIDATTGARFTFFSDPDGLPLELYEKAPATLK is encoded by the coding sequence ATGTCGCTAAGCCTGCATCATATCGCGATCATATGCTCCGACTATGAGCGGTCCAAACACTTCTATTCGAACATCATCGGGTTATTGGTCCTACGCGAAGTGTATCGCGCGGAGCGTGCATCGTGGAAACTGGACCTCGCGCTGGCGGATGGAGTGATGATCGAACTGTTTTCCTTTCCGTATCCGCCGGAGCGGCCTACACATCCGGAAGCCTGCGGAGCCCGGCATATCGCGTTCGGGGTGGAAAAATTGGATGCGGAGATCGAACGACTGAAACAACACGGTGTCGATTGTGAACCGGTCCGGATCGATGCAACGACCGGAGCTCGTTTTACTTTCTTCAGCGACCCGGACGGCCTTCCGCTCGAGCTCTACGAAAAAGCCCCCGCCACCTTGAAGTGA
- a CDS encoding SRPBCC family protein, with the protein MSTSQKITVSTLINASMDHVWKRWTDPQHIVQWNHASDDWHCPAASNDLRVGGQFTATMAARDGSMSFEFGGTYTTVIPNRKIAYAMSDGRSVEVLFSETNGSVRVDESFDAEGTHSMEMQRDGWQAILNNFKHHCEKA; encoded by the coding sequence ATGTCAACTTCTCAGAAAATTACCGTTTCAACGCTGATCAATGCCTCGATGGACCATGTCTGGAAACGCTGGACCGATCCGCAACATATCGTGCAATGGAACCACGCCTCCGATGACTGGCATTGCCCTGCCGCTTCGAATGACTTGCGCGTTGGAGGGCAATTCACGGCGACCATGGCTGCTCGTGACGGCAGCATGTCCTTTGAATTCGGCGGTACTTACACCACAGTTATTCCCAACCGGAAAATCGCGTACGCCATGAGCGACGGACGATCCGTCGAGGTGCTGTTTTCCGAAACAAATGGAAGTGTCCGGGTGGACGAATCATTCGACGCAGAGGGAACGCACTCGATGGAAATGCAACGCGACGGATGGCAGGCAATCCTGAACAATTTCAAACACCACTGCGAAAAGGCCTGA